Within Telopea speciosissima isolate NSW1024214 ecotype Mountain lineage chromosome 8, Tspe_v1, whole genome shotgun sequence, the genomic segment GTGCTCCCAAGAGAATTAAAAGAATCTCCCAAAAACATGGAACTGTTTTATTTGCAAGAGAACATAATTAGAAATAGGTAGCAGTAACAaaatctccccctcccctctctccaATTTGTCCATGGTATTTTGGTTATTAGTGTTCAAAACGTTGATCACATGATTTTATCATTCTGAAATAATTATTGATTAGAATCTATTTTTGTGTTCCTAGCTCTTGAAGTTCTGTTAATAGATGTTACAAGTTACTATGAATTTATACATTTGTTCCTAGCTCTTGAAGTTCCATTATTGATGTTACAAAGTCCCTCATTTTTTCTGCCGTTCAGCTGCTGAATTCTTACTCATCCAATGTTCATCTGCCATTTTATCATCTGTCAAACTATATTTGTGTCTTGGAAAGTTTATTGTAATAAATTGCTGATGGTAGGACTGTTAAGACCAGGAGCTTGTCATGGTCTTTCCTCATCATATTTGAATGTAGTTTCAATAATCAGCTGTAAGTAAtgcattgcatttttttttgtgggatttTTTTAGTGTAGGGTTGAGCAGAGGATAATACCATCTTAATTTAGGATAATGGTCTGAAAGaagttttctttccttcttgtgAATAGTACACAATTTTAGAATACGTGGTCTTTTATTTGACGGCATccaggaaaaagagagaagggggtGAAGGTGGGGAAACAGAAGTCTCTACTGTTCTCTCATTTTGTGCCCAGATGCCCCCATATTTTTGTATGTTGTTTTGCACTCATTTGGTGATAGAGGATGTAATGTTATGATGTTTACATTTTATATTTTGAAGGGCAGACGCccagggggggagggggggttggaTGGTTTGGTTATGGTCCCCCACTGCTCTGACATCCTATTGCTTCTTTGTTACTGAAGTAGCAATTAAAATTTCATGCGATTCTGGTATTTTCCTTTTCCAAGTTTTAGATACTGTACAGTGTTAATGATTTGTTTGGCTTTGTGACGTGCTTGTGGGAAGCAGGTTCCACATGAGGGACCCATGTGCGATCTCTTATGGTCTGATCCAGATGATCGATGTGGATGGGGAATTTCTCCGCGAGGAGCTGGGTACACATTTGGACAGGATATCGCATCACAGTTCAACCACACCAATGGACTCTCCCTTGTTGCAAGGGCCCATCAGCTTGTCATGGAAGGTTATAACTGGTGTCAGGTGGGTGAAGACAACATATAATCTTGTGGGTTGAGCTTCGCAATCCTTTTGTCATACCAGATTTGAGCTTAGAGCCCCCAACTCTACTAAAATTCTATTCACAAAGCTTGCTACCAATGAGAAATGCCAAGATAATTAATAATTATCATTATCTATAACTTTTGCAGGACAAGAACGTGGTGACAGTATTCAGTGCACCAAATTATTGTTACCGGTGTGGGAACATGGCTGCAATACTTGAAATCGGGGAGAACATGGATCAGAATTTCCTTCAATTTGATCCTGCCCCTAGACAGATTGAACCTGACACCACACGCAAGACTCCTgattattttttgtaatttccttATCTTTGCCACTTGTTGGTAATGCTTCTTATTTCCTGTTGTGTTTTTATAGATGTGTTTTAGCAAGGAGTTTTGTTAATTAGAGAACagatcatcaccatcatcattcTTTTGTTTGGAGTTGTCCTGCTGCTGTCCATGGCGTGCTTAATTAGGGATACTTTGAAAGGCCTTACTGGGCATTTGTTATGTATTCTTAAAAGTGGGGAAAAATAGAAGAGGGAAGTAAAAATAACAAGATGCCTAGTCTCTTGCTTGATATGTGCATCCTAGGTGGTGTTCAGATGTTGGAATCCGCATTGTACCATTTCCACATTCAAGTTTCATTAGGAAGCAATCGAAAAGGAAAATGTAAGCAACAGCAGTCATTTTGGAGTCATCTGATAAAATGGAAGCAGCAACAGAAATACAAACTTCTATATAGTGAAGCAGTAAAATCGTTCAAGGATTTACTGATGGTGATGTTCCTGAAATTGTGCCCTGTTAAGGTACATGAAGAATAGGTTCTTGGCATGCATTGTACAGGGTGCAATAAATTGTTGGTTTCATTTTGCTACCCAACTTCATGGCCACGAATTTCCTCTACCTGCATGGATGCGTGAGTAGTTTCACCTTCCTACAACTCTTATGTTGTTTCATAGTTTACTTTTACCTTCCTACAACTCTATTGTTCCTTCATAGTTTCATTGAATCAAAGCTTTGATTCGGCATGACTATAATGAATCCTGGGCCTGGGTAGGGTTCTTTCTTGTATCGGTTATCAGACTTTAGAAATTTTGAGGGGACGAGTTTGCAAGTCTCTGTGCTGATCCGTCCGTAGATATTTGGGGCTGGGAATTGCAATGTCAAGCTCATATTCAGACATCTAATTACTTTAGACTCTAGTTTGTTTGACGGAATTAAGTGGGTGGGATACTTGGAGGGTTTtccacaaaatttaaaaaaccaaagggtgtggtgtggtgtggtgtggtgtggtgtggggggggggggggtttgttttattttttgatgatattCAAAAACCAAAGTTGTTTGTATGCATGAGGTGGTAAAGTAAGACAAAATGCATTAAATGCTTTTTCTGTTTATCTGGCAAGGAAGTTATCCTACctcaccattcttcaaaatcttaCAATATTCAGTAGGATTTTATAGGATAAGTGGAGATCTagattatattattattttaggatAATAGATTGTTGTTTGGTTATGTTGCCTCTGCATTGGTGCATGGACCAATGAGAGTACATGTAGGAGCATTAACacagatgagattttttatttcaaaggtGATTGGGTAATAATTCAGCACGCTCTTGTGTCTGTGTGTAGGAATCATGTGACCAAGGAACATTTTTTCCCCATTATTTATTGTTCTACCTCATATTTACTACCCTTTCCTTAAGCTTTGTTGTTCTTTGACCCATTACATGTGAGTGCTACGACTTTTTCTGTCCCAATCCTTTTTATCCGCCAAACAAATGAAAccttaaaaaagtaaaaaaatttcaacatttATAGTAACTGAGGTCGAGAGCTTGCAGTCTCGCCTTGAATGCACATTTAAGGGCTATAGACACCTCATCTcttgttttcttaacaaatcAGACAGATTCAGAATGTTACATAAGTTTAGATACATCATACAACAAATTGAACATTTTCCAAAGCCATCTTCTCACATTTCCTATAACAACATTCAGTCACTCCTGTTCTTTTGCTCCTTAGAGTCCCTGGTATATTCACCGTAGCTCTGATTCTTATGAATTCCCTACAAAACTATTGTTCATATCTGTTCCATCAAAGTGAAACAGTAAAATAGAAGCCTACCCAACAGCTCCATCTGATTTTTCATAACTGTCATCACATATGATAATAAATGGTACCCCTCCTGACAACCTATGATAAGCATCAATATCCCTTACATCAGTAGCCTGACTTTGAGAGCTCAGTAGGTCCAAATCAGAGGGAATGTGTTCCAAATTATAGATCCATCGAGAAATAGTTCAGACAAGTaaatttgggtttgggtttcgaTGATTGAATAAGAAATTATTACGACATATGCATAGGAAATAAAATACTATAGAAAGAACAAATAACACAGTGGGTAAAAATGATAttttcattttatcattttagttcaagatataataagggtaaaactgtcttttacattttaaaaactAACACTTGACTAACACCGTAAGCCTTCATGAGTACAAATGTAATTGTTGAAACTATGTGGGATGTTCTGTAATTGGTTAAAAAACgagggggtgcatgtaatttactCAAAATGAATAATTATAAGCAAAGACATGTAAGTATGTAACCATGTACTTATGTGTAAATTACATATAAGCCCACAATGACAAACCATTGTGATTAATATACGCCATGAGGTACATTAACAGAGTCGTTAGGTCGTATGTGTCAATTTGCAATTTAATATCTAGAGTATAACAAAGATTTGGAAAGGGGATTTTAGGACGTGTTGGCCTCATCACAAAACTATCTTTCCCTTTTAAAAGAACGGAGGtggattttaaaaattttcaatggtAAGTTACCTGTGATTATATAAATATTGGGAAGTTTGCTTTTAATGTTGTGATTTATCATGTTTgctagaaaagaaataaaaaaagatggacCTCCTCATCGCACATTATAGAATAAATAAGGGAAGTCATTTCTTTTGAGATCAGAAATAGAATTCTTTCCATTCGTTCGGCTAGCCCAGATACTTCACGAAATAGGCATCTAGCCACATGTTAGGACCTTCCTCTTACATCTCCCCCAACCCAGCTTTTTGATGTATCATCTTTTTATAGTTGTTTCTTCCCACCCCTTGCTTTTGATGTAATATCttttgttcccccccccccccccccccctatctTTTGATGTATCATCTTTTGGTTAATCATTTTGGTCTTCCGTTTGGGATCCCACCTTAGGCTTGCCTTTGGGCTTAGGTGTTGTACTTTGTTCTTTtcctttaatatatttttttcttctcaggTTTGGCATTGTTGGATGTCACCATGTCCATGTGTTAAGCTCGCAAGGTTGCACCATAGTGCACTACCAAAGCGGTGCATTGCGGAGGattttttcccctccccccctcccttttatCTTTTAGTGGTTATTTTATGCAGTATGATAATTGATTGATTATGTGAAAACAGGTACAATAGGTAAATGAAATACCACAAACTTTTGGAAGGCATTCAATTAATTCCCCAATCATCTAAATATGACTTTTTGCCTTGGTCTACTATTTTACCAAAATCTTGACCAAATTCTAAAATTGGCAAATTAATTATACTTGAACTTACTCTTTCAAATTATTCCCATCTGAACTTGTCAACTATGGTTCTACTATGTTTTAAATGACTTTTCGACCACTTTTGGAAGGTAAGTTTGATATCCTTGACAATGATTTtgtgcatccacacatctacaAGATAGTTATTTACATTTTTAACATTTCTATGCAAAGTGCTCACATTTTTAGTTTCAGCCTTTACATTGTGTCCATAAACCACGATAGCACGTGATAATCATGTTGGGGGTACGATGTATTGTATTCCGTCGCTTGTGTTTCTGGGTTAATTTTAAAGGACCTTTAAGAGAAAGTAGGGCCCgaaggaaaataaataagaCTACATGGGTATTTCGATAGTTTGTGTCTATGTAGGTTTCACTATAAAATTAAAGCGATGGTTCATTCTCTGTAATCTGAGAGAGTTGTGTGCACGAGCagttgtaaccctattctctatTGATCGTGAAGTAGATCTCATCTCATCATGGATGTAGGATAAAACTtgccaaaccacgtaaatctttgtttttgcaactgcgtgattgtttgtttgtgattttcATTTGATTCCTGCATCATGTTAGGTATTCCTTTTCTGAAAATCAAAGGCCTAACCATGTGTCATTTTTTGGAAAGAGCTGACAGACTATAATGGAGACATTGTCCCTCTAAAGGTCAAGAACTCATGCCCTTGTGAGAGAGCTTCCTTTAGGACAAGCTACACACTCAACATGGTCATGTTGGTTCCCATGGAAACTATTGTTAACTCAATTGGGCTTTTCACCAAATTCCACCATTAAGCTGTTGCCCCCAAAGCGCAAACTGGTTGTGTCTGACATTACATGTTTTTGAGGTGTTCCATCTACTTCTAATGGTAGAAGTTGAATGCTATTTGTATACCTATTGTAGACTTTTTAATTTACTGTTGTATGGAAATAATGGCATCCAACCTAAAAGCCCGAGCTTCAAGGTGGAGAagcccttccaaggtcataagtCAAATTGTCGCACACTACCCGACAGATGTGGGATTAAACTCCCCTCATATTCCTGGCCATAGAGTGTATTCATAGAATCAACTCCCCTAGATTTGGGCTATGGGTCCTCACACGGACAGTGCACAAACAACGCGTTCTTATACCACTTAATGGTATCCAACCCCAAAGCCTGAACTTCAGGGTGGAGAagcccttccaaggtcataagGCAAACTGTCGCACACTATCcgaccaatgtgggactaaactccccTACCAGTCCTGACCATGGAGTTTCAAGGCATCAGgaaaggaaatgagaaaaaTCTTCTAATGTTCAACTCATTTTTCTTCATAAAAATATTTGATTTCCAATTGTCAACTCAACCTTTAGTTTCTTGATTTACCGTAAGGCGGTTTCATTTCTAAGAACCAGTAGCCTCTAGGGTATTGTTATGTTCCCAAACTATTACCACCAGCTTGCACGAATTGTAAGGTGACCCATGATGATGTTTGACAATGATGGATCCCACAAATACTCAGTACCTAAGTTTCTTGACAAAATACATTTCACAAATATAAACATTAAATAACACAAAACATTACTTTTAGTACTAAAAAGAATATCAATTAATCTTCATAGTGTTTTGGAGGATTTTAAGATTTTCTAGGTTCACCAGGAATCAGGTTGGTCATCTCTGATACGAAGCGCCATCTACCTCTCACATTACCCCAACATGCCAGCATTCCCCTATGAATCCTAATAACAACCATGAAGGGAGGGGAAAAGGCCAGAAGACTTTGATGCCTTGATCCATGACATTAATTGTTTTGTTCTTGTCCCAAAATTGAAATGTTTTTCCCTCTCAACATAAAGTGCTCGGTTGTTAGCTTGGTAAAAAACTCTCAAAAGAAGGATTAGTGACTGCTGATACTTCCCTTGCTTGTTTGCCTGTAGAAAGAAGGATTTTTATGAAGTCACTAATCTAATTAACAAGATAAAACTACTTAATAGTTTGCAGCATAAAAAGCAAACAAAAAACTACCAATGATCTTATAGTGTCGTTTGTATCAAAGTGTCATGGCATGGGTCTGAGTCTGCTTTGGGGTCAATTTCTCAATGGGATAGTTGTACAAGTGTTATGCATGTAAGGAGGTGGGTCGTGACATTTAATGGGTAATTGGAAAATCACCTTGGCCATAGAGTAGCACTACACTTCCAGAGTTGCCGAAGGAAAAGAGTTTAAAGCTCTTGAGATTGTTATTTTTTGGCAAATATACAATTAGATGTATATTATAAGGAGATAAAGCTCTCAAAGAGGAACCAGAAGCAAGAATTGGTATTCCAATAAGCATTAAAAACAAGaatttatttctcttctttgtaGCATGGGAAGAATGTATGTACATCTGAATAATGGAAAATTACAAGTCAAGAAAATCAAGTTCATATTTCTCAAATACCACAGGCAAAGGCTAAAACAAAATTATCCATGAACAGATTTGATATTACAGTATTGATGGGAATATCAATTAGTGGTTTATGAATACATCAGGGGTCTTTGGAACTGTACCACGCAAATTATTTATGTTATAGCTTATTTAGCTGCAAATAAGACATGAACAATTCAAGCTGTACTTTAGCTGCCTTGTGTTTGCAGTACTCATTAGTAAATGGATCAGAAGTAGATAATAGACCTGGATGGCATAAAATCCATGAATGCATGATTGTACACTCtcttctcatatttaaaaaaaaaattaaaaaggctACATTAAAtgagagaaaatgaaaaaaaataaaaaatagaacaaaCTGAAAACAGACCAAACTGTTCGGTCATTTTTATCGAAGGCAACTGAAAGGTTTGGAGTTGGAAGGGGGAATAAAGGGATGAGGAAGGAGGGAGAGAAAGGGTGCAAAAAGTGAATTTCTCTATCACATAATGTTATTCATGTTACAACATTTCTGCACCAGTACAACTAATGGAATAGACATTGTCTAGTATTGAATGAATACTCAGTTTCTCAACTCTCTGTGTGCTTTTGTGGGCCGGACCCAGACAAAGGATAAGAATTAAGAATTTGGTGCACAAGTTTGGCAGTTAGAATTCAGGAAAGCCCTCCGCCAATCCTTTAAGCATGTTAATATTATATTGATAGATTTGAAAAATTGGGTAACATGGACCAAATCTTGAATATGCATGGATACTCCAAAAACCTTCCTTGATATGGACCGTATTTAAATGTCACATAGATATAAATGGTAAAAGTTAGAAAGATTTAAATGACATAATAGTTATTATATGCATACTTGAATCTTGAGATGCATGTGTCCGACATTTTATTTGCCTCCACAATGTACACAATAGAACTTCTACTGATTTAAGAAATTAATGAGAATTCCAGAAGTTCTAGGTCATGTTTTTCTTGTCTTTACAACTTCTACAGAAGCCTACTGTTGCTAAGGAATCAAACAAGTATATGGAAATTAAAATTTATCGAAAGTGAGCAAATTATATATAACTGTACAAGCAGAACTGAAAATAGTTAGAATAACAcctagttgatgatgatgaccaAAAGGCATCTACATGATATATTTCTCTGCTGTATTTCTAGTGAATTGAGGTACCCCAACCAAGGAATCTTCACTTCAGAAATATGGTTTGATACACTGAAGGAGACATAAATATTGTAGATTTTAAAAGACGTCAGTTGAAGAGCATCTCAAGTGGCAACATCAAACAGATACCAAATTATTATAAGGTTGATAAGTTGATCCATCTACTCACCCCACCAGAATTGATAGATCTTAAATTGTCTGACTATGTTCTGTTGCATACAATccacgttttttttttaatctcaaagagtttcttgaatcttggATTCCTCAAGCATTCTCTAAGGCGAAAATTGACACGTGCATGTCCAACTAGAGTTATGATGATTCAATAAAATTGGACTTTTAAGTACTTAATTTCAACTGTGAACTCCATTCATGTTACACTTTCATTGTGAAATATTATCATCTGCCAATCCATCAAACGATATTAAGGCGGCATGATTCAATTCAGAAGTGAATCGATTTCTGGTATTTCATGTGATATAATTTTACTTTTAGACTCTGAATTTCAAGTTTTTCCAGTTTGATTTTTCTTCTGCTTGTTAAATCTCTCTTCACATTTCTCTACTTTCAACCATTAATTTTCAAGATTATATATCGATACAAGAGGTGAGAACTACTTTTCATTTGTATTGCATAAGTTTCATAGCATTAGGAAGGATTGCCTAAAGAGCACCATAAACTAAGTTTTATTGGAAAATCTTAGAAAGTTTTAATTGATTCGCTGCCAAACAATCTTCTGGAGCCAGAGCAATCGATTATCTAGGCAACCACTGAACATTTACTAAAGATTGGGGTGTAATTCATTCTGGAGAAATGCAATAAACCACATAGTGGATGTCACTATGCTTAATAAAACTTCTCTAATACATTACCCAAACCTCGGTAAtcactaccaaaaaaaatattctcatGTTCGTTATTTGTCAAGAACAATATCATCAGTTGAGGCAATTCATGTGAAAGGAAAAGATGAATACACACATAAGAATAAAATGTTACTAACATGGCAGCACTTCACCAGTGATTGTTAAGTACTCAAACCAACAAAAATCTCATGTAAAACCCATGATGATACCCATAGACAAAAGATTCTGATCGTTATCATGATTCACTTCAACACTTATTCAcagttcttttctttccttcctttcatTTAAATCAGCCAATGAGATTTGGCACTGCTGGTCCCAAGCATGAGGACAGGATAGCAGCCAAGCATTCAAGGAAAATGGGGGTTGGGAGGGCCTTGGAtcttagaaatttacttttttgACAATTGCGTGGATGGCAGAGAGGATTCAAATAGCTGACCAAGTAGCTTGAGAAGGATTAATGATCTTTGACTTGgcatttctttttcccttgttggGGTGGAGAGGGTTCTCCCATATAGTCAGTTAGAAGAGTGATTATTATCAGTAGAGTTGCTTACAGTTATTAATTCTTTTCCTTTAGCTAGTTCAGAAGATGCTGTCAAATGCCAAATGAAGAGTAAAAGGCACTCGGGGGAAAGTGCTTACCATCAAAATGACTTAAATGAAACAAACTCAATCAGCAATACCATCCACAGGCCTCTTCTCTGCACACCGAAGCTCCCGAAGATGTAGAGCTATCTCTCTCAGAAGCTGGGTTCCTTCACCACCTTTGTGGAGTGACCGAACAGCATGCTTTAAGAATTCCCTATCTGCTGCAAGGGCTTCCAACTTTTCACTGAGACGAGATATTTCTTTGGTCATGATGTTGCTACTCATGTCTCCTGCAATGACAGAAATTCATTTGATCCTATGATGTTTTTAGGGAACAGAGAAATGAGAAAACTTAAAGTTACTTACTACCTTTGTCTTCCTCATTGAGATTATCTATGTTAGAGCTATTCTGAGATAGGTGAATCCTCATCTCCAACTGTTTCAACTGATCCAAAAGATATAACTTCTCATTTTCAATGTCTAACAATGGTTCATCACGAATTAGCTGCCTATTTGATTCTAGCGATGGCCCAATTTGGTCAGAATTATGCTCTTGTTCCCCATTCCCCTCTTCTACATCAATATCAGCAGGAGGGCTACCACATTCACAACATCCACTAACAGATGATTCGGACGCAGACTTCAACTGAACGTAATCTTCATCAGCATTTGCGCTAAAGCTGTCAATACCAAGAACTCTTCCATGTCCGGAACTTTCCCTGTAAGCCTCTAACTCTGCCTCCAAAATCCTTATTTCCTGCTCTCTTTTGATAAGAAGATCCTTCATATCTTGCAAGGCCTCTTGATCATACTCAGCTTGCTCCTCCATCATTCTCTGATACTGCAAGGCCTCCATCTGCACAGCTGCTTTTTCTGCCTGCAACCTGGTGATCATGGCCATTGCCTGGTTTGCAGCAATGGCAGAAGCATTTCTTTCTTCATCCAATTCCATATACAAAGTTATCAATGACTTGCGGTCCAGTCGAACTTGTCTCTTCAAACGAAGCAGAATGGTTTCAGGATCTACTTCAGTTGTAGAACTTCCTTCCACAAACTCTGTACTCGGTTCTTGTTTTTCAATAGCAAACTTCCTGGGAAGCTTTTGAAACCACCTAGGGCTTTCAATTGCAGAATCTGATAAGGTGATTGCGGATAACCTGCTTCCTTTACTAAAACTAGGCGTCCTGCAAGCATCCTCGTTCAATTCTACCAGCAATGGCACAGCAGCAGCTTTGACATCTTCTCTACCTGTTACATAAAATCCAACCCCAAAATGTTTGACAAAATGAGTAAGTAGTCCTTGTGAAACTAACAATTCCAATCCATAATAAACTCACATTGATTCTCTGGAGTTAACGAGATTGACCCATCCTCATCCTCTGGAATCTCTGATTCGGTGTCGGAGGTGATTTTGAGCTCTGTATACCTAATATGAGGCAATGTATCAGAACCTCGTGATTTTTCCTCTGGTTTTGTCTTCACTAATAATCCTCGGGGAGATGGTGCAGGAGTTTGGGGGAAATGGCTTCCGTTCAATCCCTGTGGAAACGAAGTCCTAATCCTCAATGGTTCCCCACAACAAGAACACCGATGAATGCTGCTCTTCTCAAGCTGTAAAATGTCTATCTTCCCACTAGCCGGTAGTCTCAAATGAATTTTATGATCATCTTCAACAGAACATTCAAGATCTTTACCCAAAATCCCTACCAAAGATCTATAGGTATCGCAGTCAGACTTATC encodes:
- the LOC122670763 gene encoding probable myosin-binding protein 5, which codes for MAKRPVKQFIEQKLGKFLCIVIYILLEWVMIVLLFVDGLIACAANEFARFFELRIPCLFCTRIDHVLVHRDPDFYYNDSICESHRKDVSSLAYCHVHQKLADIRRMCEGCLLSFATEDKSDCDTYRSLVGILGKDLECSVEDDHKIHLRLPASGKIDILQLEKSSIHRCSCCGEPLRIRTSFPQGLNGSHFPQTPAPSPRGLLVKTKPEEKSRGSDTLPHIRYTELKITSDTESEIPEDEDGSISLTPENQSGREDVKAAAVPLLVELNEDACRTPSFSKGSRLSAITLSDSAIESPRWFQKLPRKFAIEKQEPSTEFVEGSSTTEVDPETILLRLKRQVRLDRKSLITLYMELDEERNASAIAANQAMAMITRLQAEKAAVQMEALQYQRMMEEQAEYDQEALQDMKDLLIKREQEIRILEAELEAYRESSGHGRVLGIDSFSANADEDYVQLKSASESSVSGCCECGSPPADIDVEEGNGEQEHNSDQIGPSLESNRQLIRDEPLLDIENEKLYLLDQLKQLEMRIHLSQNSSNIDNLNEEDKGDMSSNIMTKEISRLSEKLEALAADREFLKHAVRSLHKGGEGTQLLREIALHLRELRCAEKRPVDGIAD